The following DNA comes from Anopheles coustani chromosome 2, idAnoCousDA_361_x.2, whole genome shotgun sequence.
TCTAAAAAGTAACGATTTGCTCAACTGTAGGAGTTTTCTACCATGAGAAGAAGCGCCTTTTTTCATCATATAGATCTGCTGTTTGTGTACAGAGATGTAGAACTGTGTTTAGTTTATAAAGCCAGAATAGTTGAATTATCTTTCCAATCGTTACAACAGAAAACAAGAGGAAGGTTTTCCATGCAGGTATATCTATGTGAcagttaaataaaacataatttaatgatTGAAGGCACTTTACTCTCTGCAAATTGCAAAAGAAGCTCCTCTCCCATTTAGTTTGTAATCGATCGTTCACAAAGCGAAGAGGCCCTGTTAAAAGTTTCAAGGTAAACCCAGAGTCGTTTGGTTGTTGTGTGGTTTTTCGTATTGATGTGTTACATTTAGTTAACCTGAGGAGCGTAACCTACCCCGACCCCTGTTCTTCATACAGTTTAAGAGTTCATACAGTACTCGGCGCTTCAAAAGCATGAAACCTTTTCCTCTAAACATTGCAAACGAGCACTCATAAATAACTGCCTTCAAATCGTGCAACGCATACCTAACACCCTACAAATAGTGAAGAAAACACATTCAGCATGTCCCTTGCATGTTCTTATTTGCCttagttcaatttatttatggaaATATGCCTTAGCTATACTAACTAACCTTCGCTAAATGAATGTTAGTTCTGAACAAAAATCCTAAATCTGTTTGTTCTATTAGCAAACTATAGTGTTGCAAGGAACTTCACATCCTCCCCTGACAGTTTTGTTATGAAACGTGTGGTTCTAGCTGTTGTTTTGTTGAGTTCCACTCATATATTcacgaaagtaaaaaaaaagtcaaacaaatggATATATTGAACTTAAATTTTTAATCATGCTTTCTCTACTTCCTCAAATGCCAGACGGGGTGGTGCAATGGGCAGTCTGAGCTCGTCCCGATTGACACCGAAGCGCGAGAACGACTCGATGTCGGTGCAAGATGAATCGCTCGATGGCGAGGATAACAGCAACTGACGAACGACGTCTTCCAATGgcaagcaacagcagcagcagcagaaccaaccgcaacatcaacatcattaCCATCATTCCGGCAACCATTATTGAACGAATCATCCCGGAAGCATCATCACGTCCGGGGTGGACAAAGAGGAGGGACAGTGTTTTGTGAGGCGACACTGCGCGGCGCTTCGGGAGAGGACATTGTTGTATTGATGAACGCTTTGGCACTAATCTCTCGATGAGCAGTACCGAATTAAACAAGAGCTGAGCGAGGGtctggggggagggaaaatgacGGAATGGGTCCTTCAAATTGTGAATAGATGAACGAAAATGCCGACCACGAAGAGACAAAGGGAATGTGCActatctgtttttttgtttgctactAATATTATCCACGACAAGCGCCCCGTCCGACTGTGCGTGTGTAttataatatattttcattaaaaagaaTGTTGGCTGAGAACCTTAGTATGACAGAACATGAATGAGATACAATGTTCTcacattgtttttttccgcGTTTGTTTGCGTATGTTGAATATtgcttccgtttcgttttcgttttttttaaatatgactgctgcaaaacaaaaatttattgtatggaaggaagaaaacgcAAGTCAAATTTTACGCTTTAGCGAGTATGCTAAAGTGGTAGTCGACATTCCTGTTAATTGTAAGCAATCTTAAACACAAAAAGCACACGACAGCGTTACATGGTAGACAACGAAAACATGTTTCCAAATTGAAAAGAACATTAAAGGGcctaaagtatttttttattaaattagttAGTTCTTTGTAAATGTTCTCTATGCCTTTTGGGCAAGGTTTGTTCTCAAGAAACAACATCCAAGCAGGCAGGTTCGACCGAACCGATCGTTCCACTGCGGTACCCGACATTTTGATGGATTTGTTTATTGaccgtttttgtttatttctttttttgactATTCAAGGAGAAGTATTACTGTTTTTAAAGGCGTTCGACTAAGAATGTTTTCTTGTAAAGAGTCAGGAAAGTTATCGCCTTTGTTAATGTCGTATACCGTTCATGTTTCTTTGGCTATAAGAAAAAGTACCACATCTGTGtatttgtggttttgttttcttgtctaCTGGAAGCATTTACTTTGTGTTGACCGGCTAAGATTTTCCCTCTGGAAATGAGATCACAGCCAGGAAAATAGTAGCGCTAACATGGGCAGTCATGACGCAGCGTAAAGAAAGGACTAGAACAAGCTACGTCCACACATGGGAAATAAGAATGAATGGTGGATCGAGGTGAATGATATGAATGTTGTGTACCGTTTTAGCAAAGTGCCATGTTTTAAGAAACAATCAAATCTAGATAgaatgaacagaaaaaaaactgcaaaaccGCGACGTGTTATGTTCCATGTGACGCGAACGAATGATAGTGTGCACGgtcggaaaatgtttcatcaacgGCAATATACTACACGGTAGGCCTTCACGTATCCACAGCACAGTAAAGTCAACGGCCCAATAGGAGAAAGCCGTGATGGtgaatattgttttgtttctgtttgaaTTTTCATCTATCGCAAAGAGAGACAGGCATTGCTTGCAAGTGGTTTACCGGATCCTGTGGTTGAAGTAGTTTGTGTTTCGTCGTTTTGAGTTTTAACCTCCACATCCCAGCAGTACACAGAGCTCGAATAAGGAGAGGGTCAAAGCTTAAGTAAGCAAAAAACGAAGATCGTTTTGTTGATGCAAGAATAACGGTATAGaaaagatgatgaaaaaaGATGAGGATATGTAGAGCACGCGATGATGATGCAGgtgttttttggatttttaatttttttattttggattattatttaatgtttttatttcaatctaTTCTTCGTCCTTTATTTAACTGTgtattattacttttattattatgattATCATTACCATTACTCtacgaaaacacacaaaaaacaaaaacgaacgcaGTAGTAGTAGCGCCAAGTAAAGCCTTGAAAATGGAATTCCCGCAACACGAGAGAAAGAGCCTgagaacagaaacaaaaagttaCAGGATTGTGATTTGGTCTCTATCGGATGAATCACGATTTCCACGCCCCGTATTGCACATCTCTctactttaattaaaaatgaagaaaaatggataaaataCTGAAAGTACTCTGGGAtgctttttataaaaaaaaaactaagagaCGATCCTTTCTCTCCAAAACTCTCGCCCCTGTTACATACATTCAATAAGCCTCATGTACTTTTttatagaagaaaaacaaaaaaattaattgcaagcagcatcagcagcagtagcaacaaataattaaattgataataaaatatcatttaaatataaaaacaagaTAACAAAACTTATTGTGAAGACGATCCGTTAAAAATTGTGATACTATCACCCGCATGAAACTACGACGAGACAAACGACGGACGAAAACTCGATTTTAATTTGCTTGAAgtgttttacttcttctttataagttataattttatttctacccaaATCTGTGGGCCCTTGTGTGGGCTTTGAAGATTTGAGCTTCGCACACACAGAACAAAACCAACGACATAAAATAGTGACAGACAGACTGTTACACAGAGGCGTGGGATGGTACTAGTGTGACGCAATCGGTGCATTCATTCTGCATCCTTTCGATCACGCACAACATCATCCCACAAATACGCTTAGTTACACATTCATCCATAATTTTTAATACACTAACGATCATCATCACTCACCGGCAGTCCCGCTTCGGTCGGAGACCGGAGACCAGAGAACTTGTCCGACGAAACTTaagcggtttttgtttgtgctaTTGATTTTGTAATCTTTCCATGCGTCCGGCCCTTTTCCCGCCGTGTTAAGAAAGTAAGTGATAAAgttgtgtatttgtttaaaaGAAAGCCACAAAAAGAGACTTACTCAGCAAGGATGCTCTTTGCCTATAAGCTGGCATAAAGGTAAGGAGCGTGGAGTGGAACAATATCTGGGCAGTGGGGGGGATAGGGATGGGAAGATGGTGTAAGAAAGTGCGCGCTTAAATGCGGGAAAGCTGCTGGAGTAGATTGCACGGCCAGACCGATTCGATACGTTCCTTAACGAAGTGGAACGGAAGCGAAAACCAATTCAGCGTCGTGCTGGCAAAGATTCCCATCGACTCCGGGTACTGATGGGTGAGAAGGGCCAGCAGGGCTGTGATCGAGCAAAGGCCCGCGGTGAAGAGGATGAAGAACGGAAGCTCCTTtttcggatagacggacaccTCGTGGAAGGAGGGCAGCAACTCACGATCGGCACACTCGGTGCACGTTGGGTAGGGATAAAAGAGGTGGCCACGCTCGAGCGGATAAGGAAGCATCCGGAATGTGCCCTCCCAGGTGCAGTGGAGAAGGTTAAGCGCACCCTCGACATTCTTCCAGTGGTTCAGGTGAAAGAAGGCGTATGCCAGCGCTTCGGAATCACCGCGCTTGAGAATATGCTCCGGTGGCAGGATCAGCTGCTTCATCTCGAGCAGGTACTTCGGGACATGTGGATTAAACTCGACCGCCCGGTGGATCGCCTCGACGGCACTCATCTCCGCCGGGCTGAGCCCACGCTTGGAGGCAATGTCGggtgaaaacttttccgccaCCACACGAGCCTTCAGCAGGGCCGCAGTATAGCAAATGGTTGCCGATTTTGGTAGCGAAATGTCGTCGTACTTCGCCAGCACCGCTTGGCAGTCGGCGTACGCTTGCATCTCCAGCAGTGCCTCGAGCAGGTTCTCGTGGATATTAAGTACGTTCATGATGGGCGGTATCTCTTTGGTCAGGTCGCGAAACATCTTGACTGCCTCCTTCAACTTGCCCAGCTTACGGGCGCACATGGCAAGCCGTCGCTTGATGTAGATCAGCACGTTCGTGTCACGCCGATGGATGCCCTCCGCGATTGCGCCCTGGTGCTGGAAAGTTTGCGACTTCTTGTAGTTACTCTCGGCCACCTTTAGCGCCGTGCGAAGGATCTTCTCCGCTTCCACGATGGTGGTCGCTTCCTCCTCGGCCAGCAGTATGTAGGCGGGTGCACAGTCCGGATTGA
Coding sequences within:
- the LOC131265845 gene encoding protein ST7 homolog, producing the protein MWDSSVFLSTLTPKFYVALTGTSSLISGLILIFEWWYFRKYGTSFIEQVSINHISPWISGNDNGTESLAPSNSSSSSSGSSNNTTTATTQNMPECKVWRNPLNLFRGAEYQRFYWATQKEPLTFYDMNLSAQDHQTFFTCEGDAGKAEYEIMQTAWRERNPVVRIKAAKNALEINPDCAPAYILLAEEEATTIVEAEKILRTALKVAESNYKKSQTFQHQGAIAEGIHRRDTNVLIYIKRRLAMCARKLGKLKEAVKMFRDLTKEIPPIMNVLNIHENLLEALLEMQAYADCQAVLAKYDDISLPKSATICYTAALLKARVVAEKFSPDIASKRGLSPAEMSAVEAIHRAVEFNPHVPKYLLEMKQLILPPEHILKRGDSEALAYAFFHLNHWKNVEGALNLLHCTWEGTFRMLPYPLERGHLFYPYPTCTECADRELLPSFHEVSVYPKKELPFFILFTAGLCSITALLALLTHQYPESMGIFASTTLNWFSLPFHFVKERIESVWPCNLLQQLSRI